The Acidimicrobiales bacterium nucleotide sequence GGCGACATCCCTCACTCGGAACCCCAACACCGACTGGGTCGCCCCCGGCGCCCGACACGTTCGCGTGGTCGATGTGCAACCCACCAGCCGGACCGTCGCGTTGACCAGCGCCGCGAGCCCCAGACTCACCATCAACGTCGCCGGCACCAGCGGCCCCGCGTTGGCGACCAGGTTCGGATGGTTAGAGATCGCGACCGACCTCCCGGAGGTGCCCGGCGGCGGTCGGGGTCGAGCGGAGGGTGGCGATGACGTCGGCCAGGATGGCGATGCCCTCGGCGATCGTCGGCTCGGTCAGGCTGGCGTAGCCGAAGATCAGGCCGGGGTCGCCGGAACCGGTGAGGCGGTAGGGGCCGAGGCCGTGGACGCGCAGGCCCCGATGGGCGGCGGCGGCGACCACCTCGGTCTCGTCGAGGTCGGGTGGGAGCCACGCGGCCAGGTGGAGGCCGGCCGAGATGCCGGTAGGGCGCAGGTCGGGCAGCAGGGTGCGCAGCGCGTCGAGCAGGGCGTCGCGCCGGCGCCGGTAGACCGGTCGCATCCGCCGCAGGTGGCGGTCGAGCTCGCCCCGGGCCAGGAAGTCGGCGAAGGCCAGCTGGTCGAAGACCGGCGAGCCCCGGTCGGCGATCTCCTTGGCCGCCGTCAGGTCCTCGACCAGGGACAGGGGAGCCACCAGCCAGCCCAGCCGTAGCCCGGGCATCAGCGTCTTGCTGGCCGTCCCCGCGTAGACCACGTGGTCGGGGGCGAGTCCCTGCATCGCCCCGATGGGAGCCCGGTCGTAGCGGTACTCGGTGTCGTAGTCGTCCTCGATGACGAGCGCACCCCGCTGCCGGGCCCAGTCGAGCACCGCGGCCCGGGCCCCGGCGGGGAGCACCGCCCCGGTCGGGCACTGGTGGGCCGGCGTCAGCAGCACAGCATCGGCATCGGACCGGACGAGCGCATCGACGTCGATGCCCTCCGGCGTGACGGGGATGCCGACCACCTCGATGCCCGCAGCCGAGGGGACGGCGTGGATCTCGGGGTCGGACGGGTCCTCGACCGCCATCCGCCGGGTGCCGCGGTGGGCCAGCACCCGGCTGAGCAGGGTGACGGCCTGGGTGAACCCGTTGCAGACCAGCACGTTCTCCGGGTCGGCGGTCGTTCCCCGGGCCCGGTTGAGGTAGTCGGCGAGGGCGACGCGCAGCTCGGGGGCGCCGCGGCCGCCGCCGTAGGCCAGCGCCTCGTCGGGGGTCTCGTTGAGCACCCGGCGGACGGACCGCAGCCAGGCGGTGCGAGGGAACCGGGTCACGTCGGGACGGCAGTACTTGAAGTCGATGCCGGCCGGCGGGGCGAGGGGCGGCGCCGCGGCCGCAGGCTCCGCGTGCAGCCCCGGCCGCACCCGGGTGTACCCGCCCGATTGGCTGGTCAGGTAGCCCTCGGCGGTGAGCTGCTGGTAGGCCTCCACCACCACGCCCCGGGAGACGCCGAGGGCGGCGGCGAGGGTCCGGGTCGGGGGCAGCGAGGCGTCACCCCGCAGCTCTCCCGAGCGGATGGCGCTGCGGACGGCGTTCTCGAGCTGGCGGTGCAGGGGGACGGGGCTGTCACGGTTCAGCTCGACCTGGAGGTCGACGGCCACGCCTGAATTGGTCCTGAGATCGGACATGGGATCGGACCTTAACTCCCGACCGATCTTGGGCAAGGATGCCGGCATGAGCAAGATCGTCAACTCGACCTTCGTCAGCCTCGACGGCGTGATCAACCACATGGAGCGCTGGCACTTCGACTACGTCGATGCCGAGACCGACGCGCTGGCGCTCGAGCAGGTCCGGGCGAGCGACGCGCTCCTGATGGGTCGGCACACCTACGAGGTCTACGCCGGTGCCTGGCCGGGCCTTGACGGCGAGGTCGCCGACCGGATCAACGCCATGACGAAGTACGTCGCCTCGACCACGCTGCAGTCCGCCGACTGGGACAACACCACCATCCTCGACGGTGACCTGATCGCGGCGGTCACCAAGCTCAAGGAGGACCCCGGCCAGGACATCCTGATGCACGGCTACGGCCCGGTCGCCAAGGCGCTGGTGCGTCACGGGCTGCTCGACGAGCTGGTGCTGTGGGTCCACCCCGTGCTCGCCGGGATCGGAACC carries:
- a CDS encoding PLP-dependent aminotransferase family protein, coding for MSDLRTNSGVAVDLQVELNRDSPVPLHRQLENAVRSAIRSGELRGDASLPPTRTLAAALGVSRGVVVEAYQQLTAEGYLTSQSGGYTRVRPGLHAEPAAAAPPLAPPAGIDFKYCRPDVTRFPRTAWLRSVRRVLNETPDEALAYGGGRGAPELRVALADYLNRARGTTADPENVLVCNGFTQAVTLLSRVLAHRGTRRMAVEDPSDPEIHAVPSAAGIEVVGIPVTPEGIDVDALVRSDADAVLLTPAHQCPTGAVLPAGARAAVLDWARQRGALVIEDDYDTEYRYDRAPIGAMQGLAPDHVVYAGTASKTLMPGLRLGWLVAPLSLVEDLTAAKEIADRGSPVFDQLAFADFLARGELDRHLRRMRPVYRRRRDALLDALRTLLPDLRPTGISAGLHLAAWLPPDLDETEVVAAAAHRGLRVHGLGPYRLTGSGDPGLIFGYASLTEPTIAEGIAILADVIATLRSTPTAAGHLREVGRDL
- a CDS encoding dihydrofolate reductase family protein; amino-acid sequence: MSKIVNSTFVSLDGVINHMERWHFDYVDAETDALALEQVRASDALLMGRHTYEVYAGAWPGLDGEVADRINAMTKYVASTTLQSADWDNTTILDGDLIAAVTKLKEDPGQDILMHGYGPVAKALVRHGLLDELVLWVHPVLAGIGTADDVLLTQDLTAKLELLDTRPLASGIVVLSYRLK